The Herbaspirillum sp. DW155 genomic interval GCATTCGCGATCGCGTCTCCGGCATCGGCGGCATGAACCACTTCATGCTGCCCGACGGTGGCGGCGATGACGGCAGCCCCGTTTCAGCCTCGGCACGCTACGGCACCTATGCCATGGAAGTGCTGATCAACGAGGTGCTCAAGTCGGGCGCGCGGCGCGAGAACCTGGAAGCCAAGGTGTTCGGCGGCGGCAACGTGCTGCGCGGTTTCTCGGCCATCAACGTGGGTGAGCGCAATGCCGAATTCGTGCGCCGCTACCTGAAGGCGGAAAACATCCGCGTGGTGGCCGAAGATCTCAACGATATCTATCCGCGCAAGGTGTATTTCTTCCCGCGCACCGGCAAGGTGCTGGTCAAGAAGCTGAAACAGATGCACAACAACACGCTGGTGGATCGCGAAAAAGCCTACGCCAGCAAGCTGGTCACCAAGCCGGTGGGTGGCGAGGTGGATCTGTTCTGAGAGCGTGTCACCGGCGGCTCCGCCCGTATGGCAGGGCTCCCTGCAACATTGAGTTTGAGTGATTGAGTGATGAAAATTAAAGTTCTTATCGTCGACGATTCGGCACTGATCCGCAGTGTCATGCGCGAGATCATCAGTAACCAGCCGGATATGGAAGTGGTCGGCGTGGCGCCAGATCCGATCATTGCGCGCGAGCTGATCAAGCAGACCAATCCTGATGTACTGACGCTGGATGTGGAAATGCCGCGCATGGATGGCCTGGATTTCCTCGAAAAGCTCATGCGCCTGCGCCCCATGCCGGTGGTGATGGTGTCCTCGCTGACCGAGCGCGGCTCGGAAATCACCCTGCGCGCACTGGAACTGGGTGCGATCGACTTCGTGACCAAGCCCAAGATCTCGATCCAGAGCGGCATGCAGGAATATGCCGACATGATCGCCGACAAGATCCGTGCCGCCGCCAAGGCGCGCGTGCGCGCCCGTCCGTCGAGGTCGGCCGAGCAGGCCGCAGGCCCCAGCGAAGTTTTGCCGCAGATCCGTAATCCGCTGACCAGTAGCGAAAAGCTCATCATCATTGGTGCCTCCACCGGAGGCACCGAGGCCATCAAGGAATTCCTGATCCGCATGCCCTCGGACTGCCCGGGCATCCTGATCACCCAGCACATGCCGGAAGGCTTTACCCGTTCCTTCGCCCAGCGCCTCAACAACCTGTGCAAAATCTCGGTGGTGGAGTCGGCCGGCAACGAGCGCGTGCTGCCGGGCCATGCCTATATCGCCCCCGGCCATTCGCACCTTCGGCTGGTGCGCAGCGGCGCCAACTACATGACCCAGCTCGACCAGGGACCGCCGGTGAACCGTCATCGTCCCTCGGTGGACGTGCTGTTCCAGTCGGCCGCCACCTGTGCCGGCAAGAACGCGGTGGGCGTGATCCTGACCGGCATGGGCAAGGATGGCGCCCAGGGCATGCTGGACATGCGCAATGCCGGTGCCTACAACTTTGCGCAGGATGAAGCATCGTGCGTGGTCTTCGGCATGCCCCGCGAAGCCATCGCCATCGGAGCGGCGCATGAAGTCTTGTCCCTGCAAGCCATGCCGGGCAGGGTGCTGGCGTGGCTGGCAGAACACGGAAGCCGCGCATTGCGCGTCTGAAGCGGATTTCAGCGCTTATTGTTCTGTCAGTTTCGTTTTGCTGCACTACAATGCGTTGCAGATGAGGGGCAGCATGGGCCACCAGCCCATGCTGGAGTCATAAAAGGGGTATCGGTTCAAGTTGTCACGCGCACTGGCCGATAACCAAGAATTCAATTGTTCAGATGGAGTCTTAGCATGTCGGGTCCCAATACCAAGTTCTTAGTCGTCGATGATTTCTCGACCATGCGCCGTATCGTGCGCAACCTGCTCAAGGAATTGGGCTATACCAACGTGGATGAGGCCGAAGATGGCATCCAGGCGTTGCAGAAGCTGCGCAGCGACCAGTTCGACTTCGTGGTGTCCGACTGGAACATGCCCAATATGGATGGCTTGACCATGCTGCAGGAAATCCGCAAGGATCCGGCCTTGTCCAAGCTGCCGGTGCTGATGGTCACGGCCGAAGCCAAGAAGGAAAACATCGTCGCCGCCGCCCAGGCCGGTGCCAACGGTTACGTGGTCAAGCCCTTCACCGCGGCGACGCTGGATGAGAAGCTGGGCAAGATCTTCGAAAAAATGGCCGCAGGTGGCTGAGGTGGACAGCGCCCCCAATTCCGCTCGTACCCCGTCGGCCGAAGGCACCGCGGTCAGCGACGAGGTGCTCGTCCGCATCGGCCACATGACGCGCAACCTGCACGACAGCTTGCGCGGGCTGGGGTTTGACCGGCTGCTGGAAAGAGCCGCCAGCGACATGCCGGATGCCCGCGACCGGCTGGAATATGTGGCGCGCATGACCGAGCAGGCCGCCCAGCGCGTGCTCAATGCCACCGAGCTGGCCAGCCCGCTGCAGGAACGCATCAATGATGGCGCCAACGCGCTCAAGGCCGAGTGGGATGCCGCTGCCACCGGCAGTTTCGCCGAGGCCGACTATCGGGCCCTGGCGGCCAAAACCTCCGCCTTCCTGGCGCAGACCAGCGAAGACAGCAGCGTAACCAAGCAGCAGCTGCTGGACATCATGATGGCCCAGGACTTCCAGGACCTGACCGGCCAGGTCATCAAGCGCGTCACCAAGCTGGCGCACGACCTGGAGTCGCAACTGGTGCAATTGCTGGTGGACTACTCGCCGTCGGACGTCAAGCGCGAAGATACCGGCCTGCTCAACGGTCCGCAGATCGATCCGACCGGCAAGGACGTCATCGCCGACCAGGGGCAGGTGGACGACCTGCTGGAGAGTCTGGGCTTCTGACGACGACCCTCCGGTCATCTTCTTGTCCTCGTAAAACGCTTCCGAGCTTGCCAATCCGGCAACTCCGAAGCGTTTTGTTTTGACATGGCCGGCAGGCGCGTCAGCGCCTGACTTCCAGGTCGGGGCAGGTGGCCGCAAGTGCCCGTCCAGCTTGACTTTCTTCACATGTTGCAGGTTCGATACGAAGCGTTTTGTCACAGGCAGACCCTTGCGGTTTTGCCTAGTCCGAAATGGGGGACCTTTTCGCCCCTATTCCCCTGATGATCCGGGCGGCCGCTCGCCAATAATCCTACCCTATTGTTCTAGAAATCCGTCCAGTGCTATGGGTGCCGGACGGGCAGAGGTTTAGCAGGGGGATACGGCGGATGGCCGAAGACAGCGATATGGAGCGGACCGAACCCGCCACGGGCAAACGCATTGAGCGTGCCCGTGAGCAGGGGGATGTGCCGCGTTCGCGCGAATTGGCCACCACCTTGATGCTGCTGGTTGGCGGCAGTTGCGTCTGGCTCTTCAGCGGTCCGGTGGTGACCAGCCTGGACCGCGTGCTGGTGGCCACCATGAGCTTCGAGCGGGCCGCTGCCTTCGACCCGGTGGTGATGTTCAACATGCTCAGCGCCCACCTGATGGATGTGGCCGTGTCGCTGATCCCGATTGCCTTCCTGATGACCCTGGCCGCCATGGCGGCGCCGCTGGCGCTGGGGGGCTGGCTGTTCAACGTCGAGTCGCTGGCGCCCAAGTTCAGCAAGCTCAACCCCATCAGCGGTTTTGCGAACATGTTTTCGGTCAATTCGCTGGTCGAACTGGTCAAGTCCGTGCTCAAGACCCTGCTGGTCGGTACCGTGGCCTGGGTGGCCATTCGCGGCCAGATCGATGCGGTCATGGGCCTGGGCGTGGAGTCGCTCAAGACCGCCGGTGCGCACTCGGCCCACCTGCTGTGGATCAGCTTCATCACCATGGTCTCGGCGCTGATCTTCATTGCCGCGCTGGACGTGCCTTACCAGCTCTGGAATTATGGCCGCAAGCTGCGCATGACGCGCGAAGAGGTCAAGCAGGAACACAAGGAATCCGAAGGCGACCCGCACATCAAGGGCAAGATCCGCGCAATGCAGCGCGCCATGGCGCGTCGCCGCATGATGGCCGAAGTGCCCACCGCCGACGTGGTGGTGACCAACCCGACCCACTATGCCGTGGCCCTGAAGTACACCGAAGGCAAGATGGGCGCGCCCAAGGTGGTGGCCAAGGGCGCCGACGACATCGCCGCCAAGATCCGCGAACTGGCCCGCGAGCACAAGGTGCCGCTGCTGGAAGCGCCGCCGCTGGCGCGTGCGCTGCACGCCCATACCGAGATCGGCGACGAAATCCCCGAAGCGCTCTACACCGCTGTGGCCGAGGTATTGGCCTACGTGTTCCAGTTGCGCACCTATGGCCAGTTCGGCGGCAACCGCCCGGTGCAGCCCACCGATCTGAACGTGCCCAAGGAACTGGATCCGGCCACCGCACCCAAGAAACCCCGCGGGCCCAAGAATAGAAGCAGGCAGTAACCATGGCGACCAAACTCAATACCATGAAAATCCCGGCCTGGGTGCCGGTCAAGAGCGGCAGGGCGATGGCGGCCCCGATCCTCATCATCATGATGCTGGCGATGATGGTGCTGCCGCTGCCGGCCTTCATGCTGGATCTGCTGTTCAGCTTCAACATCTCGCTGTCGGTGATCGTGCTGATGACCGCCCTTTATACGGTCAAGCCGCTGGACTTCATCGCCTTCCCGGCGGTGCTGCTGGTATCGACCATGCTGCGCCTGTCGTTGAACGTGGCCTCTACCCGTATCGTGCTGACCGAAGGTCATACCGGTCCCGATGCCGCCGGCAAGGTGATCGAGGCCTTCGGCCACTTCCTGATCGGCGGCAACTACACGGTCGGTATCGTGGTGTTCGTGATCCTGACCATCATCAACTTCATGGTGGTGACCAAGGGTGCCGGCCGTATCGCCGAAGTGGGTGCGCGTTTCACCCTGGACGCCATGCCCGGCAAGCAGATGGCCATCGATGCCGACCTCAACGCCGGCCTCATCGGTGAGCCCGAAGCCCGCGCCCGCCGCAAGGAAGTGGCGCAGGAGTCGGAGTTCTACGGCGCCATGGACGGTGCCTCCAAGTATGTGCGCGGCGACGCCGTGGCCGGCATCATCGTGACCGTGGTCAACATCGTCGGCGGTCTGGTGGTGGGCATGGTGCAGCACGACCTGGCCTTCGATGCGGCCCTCAAGAACTACACCCTGCTGGCCATCGGTGACGGCCTGGTGGCGCAGATTCCTTCGCTGATCATCTCGACGGCCGCCGGTGTGGTCGTCTCGCGCGTGGCCAACGACCAGGACGTGGGCGGCCAGCTGATCAACCAGCTGTTCGCCAAGCCGGAAGTGCTCTACATCACCGCCGTCATCATCGGCGGGATGGGCCTGATCCCCGGCATGCCGCACATTGCCTTCCTCCTGCTGGCAGCCGCCATGGGTGGTGGCGCCTATGCCATCAGCAAGCGCGTCGAAAAGACCAAGGCCACGGCGGCTGCGGCCACCCCGCAGGCCGCCGCCGCAGCAGCAGCGCCTTCCGAGGCGGAAGAAGCCACCTGGAACGACGTCATGCCGGTCGATACCCTGGGCCTGGAAGTGGGCTACCGGCTCATCCCGCTGGTGGACAAGGGGCAGGGCGGCGAACTGCTCAAGCGCATCAAGGGCATTCGCAAGAAGTTTGCCCAGGAAGTGGGTTTCCTGTCGCCGCCCATCCATATCCGCGACAACCTGGAACTGAAGCCCTCGGCCTACCGCATCACCCTGAAGGGCGTGGAAGTGGGCAATGGCGAAGCCCATGCCGGCCAGTACCTGGCCATCAATCCGGGCATGGTGACCGGTCCGCTGCCGGGCATGATGACCTCGGACCCGGCCTTCGGCCTGCCGGCCGTGTGGATCGACAGCAGCCTGCGCGAACAGGCTTCCACCATGGGGTATACCGTGGTCGATGCCGGCACCGTGGTGGCCACGCACCTCAATCACCTCATCACCACCCATGCGGCCGAGCTGCTGGGTCGCCAGGAAGTGCAGAGCCTGCTGGACCACCTGGCCAAGGAAGCGCCCAAGCTGGTGGAAGACCTGGTGCCCAAGATGCTGCCGCTGGGTACCCTGCAGAAGGTGTTGCAAAACCTCCTGCTGGAGGGCGTGCATATCCGCGATATGCGCACTATCATCGAAACATTGGCCGAACATGCTGCCCGCATTCAGGATCCGACCGACTTGACGGCGATTGTCCGCATTGCGCTGGGTCGTGCCATCGTGCAACAGATTTTCCCGGGCGAGAGCGAGCTGGCCGTCATGGCGCTCGATTCCAAGCTCGAACGCCTGCTCATGCAGGCACTGCAGGCCAGCGGCGAGAGCGGCGGCATCGAGCCGGGCCTGGCCGATTCGCTGGTGCAGCAGACCGAGATGGCGGCGCAGCGCCAGGAACAGATGGGCCTGTCGCCCGTGCTGCTGGTCGGCGCACCGCTGCGGACCTTGCTGGCGCGCTTCCTGCGCCGTGCCATGCCGCAGTTGCGCGTGCTGTCGCACGCTGAAGTACCCGAGTCGAAAACGATTAAAGTTACCAGCCTAGTTGGAGGGCAAGCATGAACGTCAAGAAATTTATCGCCAATTCTTCTCGCGAGGCCTGGCGCCAGGTTCGCGAGGCGCTTGGGCCGGATGCCGTCATTCTCTCCAACCGCAACATTCCCGACGGGGTGGAGATCCTGGCCATGGCCAATGAGGATATGACCACCCTGGTGGCGCCCACCGGAGCACGCGACCCGAACGGGCGTGCCCAGAGCGGCCAGTCCGGCGCGCCGGGCCCGCAGCCGTCCAGGCGTCCGGCGCTGCTGTCCTCGCCGCTGGCGCAGCAGCAGCCCCGCGCCGCGCAAGCTGCGCACCCCGACTCCGTGCCGCTGCTGGACCAGCCCGCCCATGGTCGTGCTCCGGTGCGTGCGGCCGACGCTGCGCCAGCCGGCGACGCCCGAGTCTGGCGCAGCCGCCGCACCGAGCAGGCTGCCGGTCGCCCGGCCGCCTCCGGCCGGCCTGCGCAAGAGTCTGGCGAGCAGGAGCTGCGCCCGCGTTCGGCCCTGCCCGAATTCGATGGCAAGGATTACGACGAGATCCTCTCCGAAGTCATGAGCGAGATCCGCTCCATGCGCGGCGTACTGGAAACCCAACTGGCCGAGATTTCCTGGGGTGGCACGCAAAAGCGTGATCCGCTCAAGGGCGTGGTTTTGAAGGAAATGCTGGCGGCCGGTTTCTCGGCCAGCCTGTCGCGACTGATTACCGAAAACCTGCCTGCCAATTCCAAGTCGCAGGACATCATGTTCTGGGTCAAGTCGGTCCTGGCGCGCAACCTCAACACCCTGGCCAACGAAAACGAGTTGCTGGAAAACGGCGGTGTCTTCGCCCTGGTCGGCCCCACCGGTGTGGGCAAGACCACCACCACCGCCAAGCTGGCAGCGCGCTGCGTGATGCGCCACGGCTCCGGCAAGCTGGCCCTGATCACCACCGACGGCTACCGCATCGGCGGATATGAACAATTGCGCATCTACGGCAAGATCCTTGGGGTGATGGTGCATTCGGTCAAGGACGAGACCGACCTGCGCATCGCCCTGGAAGAGTTGAAGGGCAAGCACACCGTGCTGATCGACACGGCCGGCGTGGGCCAGCGCGACCAGATGGTGGCCGAGCAGGACGCCATGCTGGCCGGTGCCGGCGTAGACATCAAGCGCCTGCTGTGCCTGAACGCCACCGCCACCGGCGGCACCTTGAACGAAGTGGTGCATGCCTATTCCAGTTCCGGCCTGGCCGGCTGCATCATCACCAAGCTGGACGAAGCCGCCACCATCGGCAACGTGCTGGACGTGGTAATCCGCCACAAGCTCAACCTGCATTACGTGGCCAACGGCCAGCG includes:
- the cheD gene encoding chemoreceptor glutamine deamidase CheD, giving the protein MSHAAEQIATNLYYDRTFDCDAAKILPGEFYFTTKDMMIVTVLGSCVSACIRDRVSGIGGMNHFMLPDGGGDDGSPVSASARYGTYAMEVLINEVLKSGARRENLEAKVFGGGNVLRGFSAINVGERNAEFVRRYLKAENIRVVAEDLNDIYPRKVYFFPRTGKVLVKKLKQMHNNTLVDREKAYASKLVTKPVGGEVDLF
- a CDS encoding chemotaxis response regulator protein-glutamate methylesterase; amino-acid sequence: MKIKVLIVDDSALIRSVMREIISNQPDMEVVGVAPDPIIARELIKQTNPDVLTLDVEMPRMDGLDFLEKLMRLRPMPVVMVSSLTERGSEITLRALELGAIDFVTKPKISIQSGMQEYADMIADKIRAAAKARVRARPSRSAEQAAGPSEVLPQIRNPLTSSEKLIIIGASTGGTEAIKEFLIRMPSDCPGILITQHMPEGFTRSFAQRLNNLCKISVVESAGNERVLPGHAYIAPGHSHLRLVRSGANYMTQLDQGPPVNRHRPSVDVLFQSAATCAGKNAVGVILTGMGKDGAQGMLDMRNAGAYNFAQDEASCVVFGMPREAIAIGAAHEVLSLQAMPGRVLAWLAEHGSRALRV
- the cheY gene encoding chemotaxis response regulator CheY, with protein sequence MSGPNTKFLVVDDFSTMRRIVRNLLKELGYTNVDEAEDGIQALQKLRSDQFDFVVSDWNMPNMDGLTMLQEIRKDPALSKLPVLMVTAEAKKENIVAAAQAGANGYVVKPFTAATLDEKLGKIFEKMAAGG
- the cheZ gene encoding protein phosphatase CheZ, with amino-acid sequence MAEVDSAPNSARTPSAEGTAVSDEVLVRIGHMTRNLHDSLRGLGFDRLLERAASDMPDARDRLEYVARMTEQAAQRVLNATELASPLQERINDGANALKAEWDAAATGSFAEADYRALAAKTSAFLAQTSEDSSVTKQQLLDIMMAQDFQDLTGQVIKRVTKLAHDLESQLVQLLVDYSPSDVKREDTGLLNGPQIDPTGKDVIADQGQVDDLLESLGF
- the flhB gene encoding flagellar biosynthesis protein FlhB; the encoded protein is MAEDSDMERTEPATGKRIERAREQGDVPRSRELATTLMLLVGGSCVWLFSGPVVTSLDRVLVATMSFERAAAFDPVVMFNMLSAHLMDVAVSLIPIAFLMTLAAMAAPLALGGWLFNVESLAPKFSKLNPISGFANMFSVNSLVELVKSVLKTLLVGTVAWVAIRGQIDAVMGLGVESLKTAGAHSAHLLWISFITMVSALIFIAALDVPYQLWNYGRKLRMTREEVKQEHKESEGDPHIKGKIRAMQRAMARRRMMAEVPTADVVVTNPTHYAVALKYTEGKMGAPKVVAKGADDIAAKIRELAREHKVPLLEAPPLARALHAHTEIGDEIPEALYTAVAEVLAYVFQLRTYGQFGGNRPVQPTDLNVPKELDPATAPKKPRGPKNRSRQ
- the flhA gene encoding flagellar biosynthesis protein FlhA, with the protein product MATKLNTMKIPAWVPVKSGRAMAAPILIIMMLAMMVLPLPAFMLDLLFSFNISLSVIVLMTALYTVKPLDFIAFPAVLLVSTMLRLSLNVASTRIVLTEGHTGPDAAGKVIEAFGHFLIGGNYTVGIVVFVILTIINFMVVTKGAGRIAEVGARFTLDAMPGKQMAIDADLNAGLIGEPEARARRKEVAQESEFYGAMDGASKYVRGDAVAGIIVTVVNIVGGLVVGMVQHDLAFDAALKNYTLLAIGDGLVAQIPSLIISTAAGVVVSRVANDQDVGGQLINQLFAKPEVLYITAVIIGGMGLIPGMPHIAFLLLAAAMGGGAYAISKRVEKTKATAAAATPQAAAAAAAPSEAEEATWNDVMPVDTLGLEVGYRLIPLVDKGQGGELLKRIKGIRKKFAQEVGFLSPPIHIRDNLELKPSAYRITLKGVEVGNGEAHAGQYLAINPGMVTGPLPGMMTSDPAFGLPAVWIDSSLREQASTMGYTVVDAGTVVATHLNHLITTHAAELLGRQEVQSLLDHLAKEAPKLVEDLVPKMLPLGTLQKVLQNLLLEGVHIRDMRTIIETLAEHAARIQDPTDLTAIVRIALGRAIVQQIFPGESELAVMALDSKLERLLMQALQASGESGGIEPGLADSLVQQTEMAAQRQEQMGLSPVLLVGAPLRTLLARFLRRAMPQLRVLSHAEVPESKTIKVTSLVGGQA
- the flhF gene encoding flagellar biosynthesis protein FlhF yields the protein MNVKKFIANSSREAWRQVREALGPDAVILSNRNIPDGVEILAMANEDMTTLVAPTGARDPNGRAQSGQSGAPGPQPSRRPALLSSPLAQQQPRAAQAAHPDSVPLLDQPAHGRAPVRAADAAPAGDARVWRSRRTEQAAGRPAASGRPAQESGEQELRPRSALPEFDGKDYDEILSEVMSEIRSMRGVLETQLAEISWGGTQKRDPLKGVVLKEMLAAGFSASLSRLITENLPANSKSQDIMFWVKSVLARNLNTLANENELLENGGVFALVGPTGVGKTTTTAKLAARCVMRHGSGKLALITTDGYRIGGYEQLRIYGKILGVMVHSVKDETDLRIALEELKGKHTVLIDTAGVGQRDQMVAEQDAMLAGAGVDIKRLLCLNATATGGTLNEVVHAYSSSGLAGCIITKLDEAATIGNVLDVVIRHKLNLHYVANGQRVPEDLHVANKLYLADRAFKQKRETAPFEFQEGELPGVIGPTAMSMNDRGLREVSFG